In Zingiber officinale cultivar Zhangliang chromosome 6A, Zo_v1.1, whole genome shotgun sequence, a single genomic region encodes these proteins:
- the LOC121995525 gene encoding protein SENSITIVE TO PROTON RHIZOTOXICITY 1-like, producing MIDSDGRNSDKASDLPCQREGKIREETMNRLADRLPLLNLSALGQKMNALSRFLSDSIDRRDSIDDDQIRMVSSTIASAVQEIIVNGAALVASSQVLNPSLSTGASQPCNPSSTVRDADMVDRSSQPVPTPRFPHTRSGNPRSSVPVGCSDPPSSDQAAEDGEDCDIVEIDTAEILAEHAHLCEICGKGFKRDANLRMHMRAHGDRYKTLEALSKPDPEFCVSSGREATTGRRILFSCPHSGCNRNRAHKKFRPLKSVACVKNHFKRSHCPKMYSCYRCNKKSFSVVADLKSHLKHCGESRWRCSCGTTFSRKDKLFGHVALFDGHMPVVEVGVKDELKKEDVILEEDEEEVEVSGVADNAGEGFDPEFFKGLMEDFDDMEREHLKSLL from the coding sequence ATGATCGACTCCGATGGCCGGAACTCCGACAAGGCAAGCGATCTTCCTTGTCAACGTGAAGGCAAAATCAGGGAAGAGACGATGAATAGACTCGCCGATCGCCTGCCCCTCCTCAACCTGTCGGCCCTTGGCCAGAAGATGAACGCCCTCAGCCGtttcctctccgactccatcgatCGGCGAGATTCGATCGACGATGATCAAATTCGTATGGTTTCCTCGACGATTGCCTCTGCCGTCCAGGAGATCATTGTCAACGGTGCCGCTCTCGTCGCTTCCTCTCAAGTACTCAATCCCTCCCTTTCAACTGGCGCCTCCCAACCGTGCAATCCCTCCTCCACCGTCCGTGACGCCGATATGGTCGATAGGTCCTCTCAACCTGTGCCGACGCCTCGTTTTCCCCACACTAGATCAGGTAATCCTCGGTCGTCCGTGCCCGTCGGCTGTTCCGATCCGCCATCCTCTGATCAGGCAGCGGAGGATGGGGAGGACTGCGACATAGTAGAGATTGACACGGCGGAGATACTTGCGGAGCATGCCCATTTGTGCGAGATATGCGGCAAAGGTTTTAAGCGCGACGCCAACCTTCGAATGCACATGAGGGCTCATGGGGACCGCTACAAGACCCTAGAAGCTCTATCGAAGCCGGACCCGGAATTTTGTGTTTCCAGTGGCCGTGAGGCTACTACAGGGAGGAGGATTCTGTTCTCTTGCCCGCATTCTGGGTGCAACAGAAACCGTGCGCACAAGAAGTTTCGGCCTCTGAAATCGGTGGCGTGCGTGAAAAATCACTTCAAGAGAAGCCATTGCCCCAAGATGTATTCTTGCTACCGATGCAACAAGAAGAGTTTCTCGGTGGTGGCCGACCTCAAGAGCCACCTCAAGCATTGCGGAGAGAGCAGGTGGCGGTGCTCATGTGGTACAACTTTTTCGAGAAAGGATAAGCTTTTTGGCCATGTCGCCTTGTTCGATGGGCACATGCCTGTGGTTGAAGTGGGCGTGAAGGATGAACTGAAGAAAGAAGATGTGATAttggaagaggatgaagaagaagtggaagTATCTGGAGTTGCCGATAATGCTGGAGAGGGTTTTGATCCTGAATTTTTTAAAGGTTTGATGGAGGATTTTGATGACATGGAACGTGAACATCTAAAGTCCCTGCTTTAA
- the LOC121993646 gene encoding uncharacterized protein LOC121993646 yields the protein MAQRGAHALLLLALCALLYQSAGASSDAWDITEAEERELERQLKTLNKPYVKSFKDEYGITFDCVDFYKQPAFDHPLLKNLSLEFKPTSTRDGMDKKPSSSETLKSPKRCPEGTVLIRRIKREDLIRAKRYTQQVQAIRPQDTNTDEHSAGVRFTSGGGPMYYGAEASLDVFQLKGLLNNQASASQIILTKGEKGPRNSLNAVHVGYHVDFTVEGDNLTHFFTYWTSNGYLGTGCYNMLCSGFLQASRELAPGQVYTGNSLTLKIYKDRLGNWNLDRDSERIGFWPKAIFSNMGDASMVEMGGNVRSPMGLASPAMGSGKAVKAVMRDINMVDGQGNLYRADSSKLKLINDLGPPYYIANYDSFNLYYGGPGGWKKA from the exons ATGGCTCAAAGAGGAGCTCATGCTCTCCTTCTGTTGGCTCTCTGTGCTCTTCTGTATCAATCAGCAGGAGCTTCATCAGATGCATGGGATATAACTGAAGCAGAAGAGAGGGAGTTGGAGAGACAACTCAAAACCCTCAACAAGCCTTATGTCAAATCCTTCAAG GATGAGTATGGGATCACGTTTGACTGTGTTGATTTCTACAAGCAACCAGCTTTTGATCACCCTTTGCTCAAAAATCTCTCTCTTGAG TTCAAACCTACATCAACTCGAGATGGCATGGACAAGAAGCCATCATCATCAGAAACCCTAAAGTCGCCTAAAAGATGTCCTGAAGGCACTGTTCTTATCAGAAGAATAAAAAGGGAGGATTTGATAAGAGCAAAGCGTTACACACAACAAGTCCAAGCCATACGACCACAAGATACCAACACTGATGAACAC TCCGCTGGAGTGAGATTCACAAGTGGAGGTGGACCAATGTACTACGGTGCAGAGGCTTCCTTGGACGTTTTCCAACTCAAAGGCCTTTTGAACAACCAAGCGAGTGCCAGCCAAATCATTCTGACCAAAGGCGAAAAAGGGCCTAGAAACTCCTTGAATGCGGTCCATGTCGGGTACCAT GTTGATTTCACCGTGGAGGGGGACAACTTGACTCACTTCTTCACATACTGGACT TCGAATGGGTACCTAGGTACTGGTTGCTATAACATGCTCTGCTCCGGGTTTCTCCAAGCAAGTAGAGAATTGGCTCCAGGGCAGGTCTACACAGGAAATAGCTTGACACTCAAGATTTATAAG GATCGTCTTGGCAACTGGAACCTGGACAGGGATAGTGAAAGGATCGGGTTTTGGCCGAAGGCGATCTTCAGCAACATGGGGGATGCTTCTATGGTGGAAATGGGTGGAAATGTTCGCTCGCCCATGGGCTTGGCGAGTCCGGCTATGGGCAGTGGAAAAGCGGTTAAAGCAGTCATGAGGGACATCAACATGGTGGATGGACAAGGCAATCTGTATCGAGCAGACTCGAGCAAATTGAAGCTGATAAATGATCTTGGCCCGCCCTACTACATTGCTAATTATGACTCGTTTAACTTGTATTATGGTGGCCCTGGAGGATGGAAGAAAGCTTGA
- the LOC121995526 gene encoding exosome complex component RRP4 homolog translates to MTTMLRELRLSLNQTQRVRLQSALQSLQEMSSLASTITVVADTIPVNHEDSILKGHGTSDLNGEVVATLCGVVERINKLVYVRAQRARYKPEVGDIIVGRVIEIAPKRWRLEINFSQDAVLMLSSMNLPDGIQRRRTAVDELNMRSIFEENDVICAEVRGFQHDGSLHLQARSQKYGKLERGMLLTVPAYLVKRRKQHLHHLQQYGIDLILGCNGFIWVGEHVNSHGENDSAANRENREDAVNKTGELQVIQEVQEPERTTPLEVRQHICRVANSVRLLSALGFNLTVEFIIDTVEASISSNTDIKDMLAAEFYVQTAEREVQRRVSLSRKH, encoded by the exons ATGACCACTATGCTGCGAGAACTGCGACTATCATTGAATCAAACTCAAAGGGTTCGTCTTCAGTCTGCGCTCCAATCCTTACAGGAGATGTCTTCTCTTGCCTCTACCATCACTGTCGTTGCTGACACAATACCTGTCAATCATGAAGATAGCATCCTCAA AGGCCATGGTACATCAGATCTCAACGGCGAAGTGGTGGCTACACTTTGTGGTGTTGTGGAGCGAATAAACAAACTGGTCTATGTCCGTGCCCAAAGGGCCAG GTACAAACCGGAGGTTGGAGATATTATTGTTGGCCGGGTCATTGAG ATTGCTCCAAAACGATGGAGGTTAGAGATAAATTTTAGTCAAGATGCTGTGTTGATGCTCTCATCAATGAATCTTCCAGATGGTATTCAG CGGCGGAGAACTGCTGTAGATGAACTCAATATGCGCAGCATTTTTGAAGAAAATGATGTAATCTGC GCTGAAGTCCGTGGTTTTCAGCATGATGGGAGTCTGCATCTGCAAGCAAGAAGCCAGAAATATGGAAAG CTTGAGAGAGGTATGCTACTTACAGTCCCAGCATACCTGGTGAAGCGCCGGAAACAGCATCTTCATCATCTACAACAATACGGcattgacttgattcttggatgTAATGGATTCATCTGGGTGGGAGAACATGTAAATTCCCATGGTGAAAATGACAGCGCAGCAAACCGAGAGAACAGAGAAGATGCTGTCAACAAAACTGGTGAACTGCAAGTGATCCAAGAAGTGCAAGAGCCAGAGCGAACAACACCACTAGAAGTCAGGCAGCATATATGTCGGGTGGCTAATTCCGTGCGCTTGCTGTCTGCTTTGGGCTTCAACCTGACTGTTGAATTTATCATTGACACGGTCGAGGCCAGCATCTCATCTAACACCGACATAAAAGACATGCTTGCCGCTGAGTTTTATGTTCAAACTGCCGAAAGGGAGGTACAGCGCAGGGTTTCTCTGAGCAGGAAGCACTAG